The following are encoded in a window of Bradyrhizobium guangdongense genomic DNA:
- a CDS encoding ABC transporter ATP-binding protein — MATSLEVRGVSLRFGGVRALTDVGFAINEGELFSIIGPNGAGKTSIVNCISGRYKPTEGQLFYQGRDITGLTPNARASLGIGRTFQNLALFHHMSVLDNIMVGRHHLLKNNFLTGSLYWLTGARKEELEHRRKVEEIIDFLDLQSVRKAQAGTLSYGLRKRVELARAMALEPRLILLDEPMAGMNFEEKEDMARYIVDLNEEFGMTVVMIEHDMGVVMDISHRVMVLDFGRKIAEGDPAAVLADPHVKRAYLGEEDEVLVDPDDAPPAQESAA; from the coding sequence GTGGCTACCAGTCTCGAAGTGCGCGGCGTGTCCCTGCGATTCGGCGGCGTCCGTGCGTTGACCGACGTCGGCTTCGCCATCAACGAAGGCGAGTTGTTCTCGATCATTGGCCCCAACGGCGCCGGCAAGACCTCGATCGTGAACTGTATTTCCGGTCGCTATAAGCCGACCGAAGGCCAGCTGTTCTACCAGGGCCGCGACATCACGGGGCTGACGCCGAATGCGCGCGCCTCGCTCGGCATCGGCCGCACCTTCCAGAACCTCGCCCTGTTTCATCATATGAGCGTGCTCGACAACATCATGGTCGGCCGCCATCACCTCCTGAAGAACAATTTCCTCACAGGCTCGCTGTACTGGCTCACCGGCGCCCGCAAGGAGGAACTCGAGCACCGCCGCAAGGTGGAAGAGATCATCGACTTTCTCGATCTCCAGTCGGTGCGGAAAGCGCAAGCCGGCACCCTCTCCTACGGCCTGCGCAAGCGCGTCGAGCTCGCCCGCGCCATGGCGCTTGAGCCGCGTCTCATCCTCCTCGACGAGCCGATGGCCGGCATGAACTTCGAGGAGAAGGAGGATATGGCCCGCTACATCGTCGATCTCAACGAGGAGTTCGGCATGACGGTGGTGATGATCGAGCACGACATGGGCGTGGTGATGGACATCTCCCACCGCGTCATGGTGCTGGATTTCGGCCGCAAGATCGCCGAAGGCGATCCCGCCGCCGTGCTCGCCGACCCCCACGTCAAGCGCGCCTATCTCGGCGAGGAGGACGAGGTGCTTGTCGATCCCGATGATGCGCCGCCGGCGCAGGAGAGCGCGGCATGA
- a CDS encoding Crp/Fnr family transcriptional regulator, translating into MISEDQLKRVAAWAGELTPAEIEVARAGISERSYGTGETVFMRGDKFGYWAGMVSGLARMGGVSRDGKETSLAGLTAGAWFGEGSVLKNEPRRYDVVALRDSRVALMERSAFMWLFENSVGFNRFLVRQLNERLGQFIGMLEVNRTLDATSRLARSIASLFNPILYPESTAHLEITQEEIGALSGMSRQNANRALNRLEKEGLLRLEYGGVTILDVERLRGYGD; encoded by the coding sequence ATGATTTCAGAGGATCAACTGAAGCGCGTCGCTGCCTGGGCGGGAGAGCTCACGCCGGCGGAGATCGAGGTCGCCCGCGCCGGGATCTCGGAACGGTCTTACGGCACCGGCGAGACGGTGTTCATGCGTGGCGACAAGTTCGGTTACTGGGCCGGCATGGTGAGCGGATTGGCCCGCATGGGCGGCGTCTCGCGCGACGGCAAGGAGACCAGCCTTGCCGGGCTCACCGCCGGCGCCTGGTTCGGCGAAGGCAGCGTGCTTAAGAATGAACCGCGCCGCTATGATGTGGTCGCGCTACGCGACAGCCGTGTCGCCCTGATGGAGCGCTCAGCCTTCATGTGGCTGTTCGAGAACAGCGTCGGCTTCAACCGCTTTCTGGTGCGTCAGCTCAACGAGAGGCTTGGCCAGTTCATTGGCATGCTTGAAGTCAATCGCACGCTCGATGCCACCTCTCGGCTTGCCCGAAGCATCGCCTCGCTGTTCAACCCGATCCTCTATCCGGAATCGACCGCGCATCTGGAGATCACCCAGGAGGAGATCGGCGCGCTGTCCGGCATGTCGCGCCAGAACGCCAATCGCGCCCTGAACCGACTCGAGAAGGAGGGGCTGCTGCGATTGGAGTATGGCGGCGTCACCATCCTCGATGTCGAACGGCTGCGCGGATACGGAGACTAG